The sequence below is a genomic window from Dictyostelium discoideum AX4 chromosome 5 chromosome, whole genome shotgun sequence.
taatatactaaaagttaatattaaaaaaaaaaaaaaaacaaacaaaaaaaaaaaaaaaaaaaaaaataaacaacatcattttattttttatttttttatttttttattttttttttaatattaaaaaaaagaaaagatttagaaCAACAAAGAGTTGCATATTTTTTTGGacaaaattttgattatgtAAGAAGTCAATGGGGTATTTGGGCAGCAGGAGGTACAGCAGTACCTTTAGCATTATCACATCCAATTCATGAATTACAATATACAATTGAGAATTCAAAGAGTTCAATGATTTTAACCAATTCAGAAAACTATTCAAAAATGAAAGAGATTGGaaccaatttaaatataCCAGTGATTGAAATACCAAAAGTTGGTGAATATACAATTCCCAAATCACAATGGTCATCAATGGAAGATTATAAACAATATTCAATCGACTCGAATAGAAATGCATTAATAATCTATACAAGTGGTACAACATCAAAACCAAAAGGAGTTGTGACAACACATGCTAATATTGAAGCACAAATTCAAACATTGGTAGATTATTGGAAGTGGACTGAAAAAGACCACATTTTAGAAGTGCTCCCACTACATCATGTCCATGGCGTTATCAATGTAGTTTCATGTGCTTTATGGAGTGGTGCAATTTGTGAAATGATGCCAAAATTCGATAGTAAACAAGTTGTGGATAGATTGCTAGAGAGTGGTATTAGCACCGATTTAGATCAACCCATTTCCTTGTTTATGGCAGTACCAACCATTTACTCAAAGTTAATTAAATATGTCAATGAAAACATCACAGATCCAACAGAGAGATTAGCAATTGAAAACGCCTTCAAACGTCTAAGATTAATGGTTAGTGGTTCATCAGCTTTACCAGAATCTGTTAGAAATGAATTTCAAGCTATTAGTGGTCAAGTTTTATTAGAACGTTATGGTATGACCGAAATTGGTATGGCACTTTCAAATCCATTAAAAGTTAATGAAAGAATTGGTGGTACTGTTGGTTTCCCTTTACCTGGtgttcaaattaaaattcaaccagaattaaataatgatgataatcaaaataataatcaaaataataatgataataataataataaggaAGTTGGTGAATTATTAGTTAAAGGACCACAagtttttaaagaatattttgaaaaaagaaaagcaACTGAAGAGGCATTTACTGATGATGGTTGGTTTAAAACTGGTGATATCGTTGAGAAGGATTTGTCAACTGGTAGATTGAAAATTTTAGGTAGATCAAgtgttgatattattaaacgTGGTGGTTTCAAAATTAGTGCACTTGAAATTGAAAGAGAAATCTTGGATATGGATCCAAATATTCAAGAATGTGCTGTACTTGGTTTACCAAATGATGAATATGGTCAAGATATTGCTGCAATcattgtttataaaaaagtaaatatatatatatattttttttttatttaattttattttttgtaatttactaatattaaaatattttttatttatttttttttattatttttttaattttccatCCAGAGCAAAAAACAACCAATGAGttttgaagaatttaaaaccaattgTAAACAAAGATTAGCACATTATAAAGTACCAAATaagttattaattttagaaaatgaaattccAAAGAATGCAATGTCtaaagttaataaaaaagaattactaaaattattttcttaataaaattataaaaataaaaaataaaaaaaataaaaagattttttattttcactttttttttttttttttgatgatttttttttttttttttttgatgattttttttttatgtcaCACACAATCAATcacaaatcaaataaaatctctattttttttttttttatttttttttttttttttccttctttttaaaattgaccAATCCAAAaacttaaaataaaatgtcctttaattttttatttttttttattttttttattttttttttattggggatttaaaatttaatcatTGGGCAGTTTATCTTTAGTGAGTGTTTTttgttgtaaatttaaataaataatcctcttcttaaaaaaaaaaaaaaaaaaaaaaaaaaaataaataaaatttgtggaaaaaaaaaaataaaaaaaaactaggAAACGAGATtcttctatttttattatttttattattattttttgtgatTAAGGTTATTTTGGTAATAGGCCCACATAATCAAAATGttaataacaacaaaaacaacaaaaacaaaaaacaaccacaaaaacaaaaataaaaaaaaatttataattataattatattaaattaaaatttataaatattaatatttttgcaGCAATAACCAACAtccaactacaacaacaccTCGCACActgagaaaaaaaataaaaaataaaaaataaaaaataaaaataaaaaaaaatgaaaaaaaaaaaaaaaaaaatacccaTCACACACACTTATCACAATTTAATTCcactaaaaatttaaaattagaatGATCACACATTAAtgagatttaaaaaaaaagaaaaaaaaaaaataaaagaaattctTTCTattcccatttttttttttttttttggttttctttttctttttttttttttttttctatttttctgctattttatttattttttttatttttttttatttttttttatttttattttctttttatttttattttcttttttttttttttttttttttaataaatgcaTCATTAGTTATAATTTAGAAGTTTAGACTGTTCAActataaagttttttttaatttttaaattatatttttatttttaaattttaaatttttatttttttatttttttatttttttttcaatctattcatattttaaaatttgaaataataataatttttaaatatatccTCCACAATTTTCCAAGtttatccaaaaaaaaaaaaaaaaaaccttaaaaaaaaaaaacccaaatcaaattcaaacccaaaaaaaaaacaaattgttGAAATAGAATAATCCCCAAGAATTTAAaggtaaaaattatttttttttttgttttttttttgttgttgaaattaaaagtatatttttatttaattttttttttgcgtgtaaaaatgaaatattattgtATTTGTTACTTTAGATCATTACCACAACATTGACGTCAAATATGGTACGATTAACCAAATAAGGaatgttatttattattatatttttttttttttttttaataatttatttattttatatatatatattttttttttttttttgtgtttatttttggaaatttgtgaatatcaaatatttattacCAACACACATTTTTCTCCATAATAATCGTACgagataaaaatagaaaaaaaaaaaaaaaaaaaaaaaaaaaaaaaaaaaaaaaatttaaatattggaaaataaataaataaataaataaacaaatccCCCCCACACCCACAAATGAATTCCCAATTTAGCcccaaattcaaaaaaaaaaaaaaaaaaaaaaaaaaaaggggatttaaaaaaaaaaaaaaaaaaaaaaaaaaggttttccCCTTTTTGGGGGGaacataaaaaatatttttttttacctaaaaaacattaattcaaaatttttaaaaaaggagaaaaagaaaaaaggtatttttaatttttaaaaaataaaaaccctttcttaaaaaaaaaaaaaaaaaaaaaaaaaaaatttaaaataatttgtattatttgttttttggtataaaaaattttattaataataaaaaataataataataataaaaaaataataaatatggtaataatagtttaaaaatagaattgtttgaaaaggaaaaaaaaaaaaaaaacaattttttttattgttaatttatttattttttttgaattaattaatatttttatgcATATTGGAACTATATTCCAATAGATTTCAAAGatatcaataatttattattattattttattattattatcatcatcattattatggtaataaaactttttttttttatttttttttttatcctttTATGATAcgcatttttatttttttattttatttttttttaatttttatatatatttgttaACTTTATGTATAGCATAGGGAggcaaaattatttttaaaatagtattTTAACTACAATCAATTTGATTAGACTTttctatattatttttattattattattattattattttatttttaataattttttgtttNNNNNNNNNNNNNNNNNNNNNNNNNNNNNNNNNNNNNNNNNNNNNNNNNNNNNNNNNNNNNNNNNNNNNNNNNNNNNNNNNNNNNNNNNNNNNNNNNNNNTTAGttttatgataataaaattttaaacctCTACACCACACTTACTCACATTATCGCACAAAATACTCTATTCCACTCACTCACTCACACATTATTTAGGATACATTTATAAAACAACATTCACCACCCTtcacaaaattaaaataaaaaaaaaaaaaaaaaaaaaaagatccaatccttttgtttttttagtgtgtgtttttatttttgtttttgttatttttatttttgttttttttttttcttttttttttttttttaaaaaggttGTTGTTAGACACACTGTGTTTGGTTtttgttataattatttttgtttttttttgttttttatttttttttttttgtgttttttttttttttttttttttttttttttttaattgaattcaataaaattttatattaatttatacacaataaaattaatattagcacatttattatttcattcttttattttttttatttttttatttttttttattttttttatttttttatttttattaattttattattaatcatttatttaattatttatttatctattaatttaaattaaaaaagctATATAATTAGTTTTTGTACCATAATCACaacagtaaaaaaaaaaaaaaaaaaaaaaaaaaattaaaaataaaaataaacagtgagtaaaaatagtaaaaaattgtaagttgtaacccaaaaaaaaaaaaaaaaaaaaaaagcaaaaaaaaaaaaaaataaaaaaaccaaaaaaaaaaaaattaaatacaaCTCCAAAAAATACAGTAATCCTaacagttttattttttttcaatatttatttatatatttatataaatatatataaaacaaCATATAAtagattaatttttattatttggataatgttctaaaaatataataaaaccaccaaaaaaaaaaaaaaaaaaaaaaaaacaaaaaaataaaacacttGGAGGtaattattcatttaataatttaattataaatatcgaaatatttaatatttaataataataataataataataatagtagtaatgatataaaaaaacaaaaaacaaaaaataaccTCCACTTTCCACTCacacattttatttttaattttaattttaattttattacttttattttaaaatttaaaatttaaaatttaaaattcaaaatttattatttttgtaatagtaatttaatattaatttaactatataaataattagtgCTATTACaatgtataaaaataaatcagaTATTATGAATCAATCTAcacaaaatatatttaaaatggaGGAAGAGGAGgaagatgatgttgatggtgaaataattgaaaataaccATTGCATAAATACTATTATTCCATTACACATACATAGTAAtggtttaaattcaattgaaccaATACTTGAAGAAGTTgaccaaaatcaaattagtaatgataatagatttaataataataataataataataataataataataataatagaaataataataataataataataataacaataacaataacaataataataataataataataataataataataataataataataataataataatagaaaatcaTGGATTGGAcatttatttgtaaaaaataaaaaagaaaaaaaacatattcaaccaattacaattgaaaataataataatagttcatCTGATGATTCATATCTTAGTGAGAATattagtagtggtagtagtaatggCATggataatagtagtagtggaagtagtagtagtggtagtagtagtggaagtagtagtagtagcagTAGTACAAATACAAGTGCATATACATCACCAAATACAAATAGTACAACAAATACACCAACATCaagtaataacaatacacCATTATCAACACCATCCAATTCAACTAGAAAGAAATTCATTCAAAATTTcttatcaatattttctaAAAGTGATGATAATCGTAATCATTCTACAAATGGTAATTCAAATCAATCTCAAAATATTCATcatttatcattaaataatggtaatttaacaaatataaataataataataataatggtaataacaacaacaataataatagtgaatgTCATATTAGAGAAAGACATAAAACTTTAAGTAAATTTTGGAAGAAAAGAACACCATTTGTACATAGTCCATCCAATTATCatattgttgataataaacATCATCGTAATCATAAGAGATCTTCATCTAGTTCACAACTTGCAAATAGTGTAAGTTgtgatcaattaaatataaaatatataagtACAAAGCATGAAAGAAGTTCAAAATCAAGTTCAATGGCTTTAAGAAAAATGATgtataatgatttatttgaaaatttaattcaccaacaacaattacaattacaacaacaacaacaacaacagccgcaacaacaaattgataatataccagaaaataatataaatataaatataaatacaaatgtaaatttaaatgtaaataataataataataataataataataataataataataataataataatattaatggtgatgattttttaagaaataatatcattcataatagtaatgatagTGAACaacaatttgaattaaatcataacagtataattaataatgtaaataaaagtataagtacaaataatataaaaaatagtaatgaaaatttaataataaattcaccaaataatagtaatagttcTGATATGTTAATTataccaaataatattattgaagATTCTTCAATGACACCACAAATTATTATCGATCGAAATCATAATCGCCAAAATTCTAATGATTTAAAGAATAGtggtgatttaattttaaatgatcaaaatcaaaataataataataatagtaataataataataataataataataataataataataataataataataataataataataataataataataataa
It includes:
- a CDS encoding hypothetical protein (Glr1122 protein), whose product is MEYNRKKTPSLNFLKKPLKFKDRTSFINYPNNNTQRYPYRDFFNESQSIANILNFKKKDLEQQRVAYFFGQNFDYVRSQWGIWAAGGTAVPLALSHPIHELQYTIENSKSSMILTNSENYSKMKEIGTNLNIPVIEIPKVGEYTIPKSQWSSMEDYKQYSIDSNRNALIIYTSGTTSKPKGVVTTHANIEAQIQTLVDYWKWTEKDHILEVLPLHHVHGVINVVSCALWSGAICEMMPKFDSKQVVDRLLESGISTDLDQPISLFMAVPTIYSKLIKYVNENITDPTERLAIENAFKRLRLMVSGSSALPESVRNEFQAISGQVLLERYGMTEIGMALSNPLKVNERIGGTVGFPLPGVQIKIQPELNNDDNQNNNQNNNDNNNNKEVGELLVKGPQVFKEYFEKRKATEEAFTDDGWFKTGDIVEKDLSTGRLKILGRSSVDIIKRGGFKISALEIEREILDMDPNIQECAVLGLPNDEYGQDIAAIIVYKKSKKQPMSFEEFKTNCKQRLAHYKVPNKLLILENEIPKNAMSKVNKKELLKLFS